In Thermanaerovibrio velox DSM 12556, the genomic stretch TTCGCCCACGGGGCGGTTATCATGCTCGGGGCCTACATAGGCCTTGGGGCGGCGGTGAGATTAAACTTCGGGCTCGGCATGGTGCTCTGCGCCAGCGCCCTTGGGGCGGGGCTCATAGCGGTGGCGAACGAGAAGCTGGCCTACTCCGCCATAAGGCGCAAGGGCTCTCAGCCCCTTTACCTCATGATATCCGCCATGGGGTGTGCGGTGCTCCTGGAGAACCTGGTGTACGCCCTCATAGGCTCCCGGTTCCACTCTTACCCGGAGTTCTTCGCCCGCCGGGTGGTAAGGGTTTGGGGGGCTTCGGTGAGCCTCATGGACCTTTGGGCCTTTGGATTCTCCCTTATGGCCATACTGGGGCTTCACATGTTCCTCACCCGCTCTAGGACCGGCATGGCGGTTAGGGCGGCGGTGCAGGACATGACCATGTGCTCCGTCATGGGGGTTGACGTGGACCGGGTGATATCCCTGGTCTTCTTCATGGCCGGGCTCTTCGGCGGCCTTTCCGGCGTTTTCCTTGGCATGAGGTATCTTGTCTACCCCACCATGGGCTGGATAACCAACAAGGCCTACATAGCGGCGGTTATAGGCGGCCTTGGAAGCCTGCCCGGGGCCCTCTTGGGGGGGCTCATGCTGGGGGTGATGGAGACCTTTGTTTCCACCTACGTCTCCAGCGTGATGAGGGACATCTTCAGCTTCGGTCTGCTGGTTCTGCTCTTGATCCTGATGCCGAACGGGATCCTGGGCCGGCGTTCCGCGGAGAGGATATAGGGTCATGGACTACCTGTCATCCATCCTGTCCCTTGGTGCCATAAACGCCATAGCGGTGCTGGGGCTTTCCATATTCACCGGTTTCACCGGCATGTTCTCCCTGGGGCACTCCGCCTTCGTGGGCATCGGGGCTTACGTGTCCGCCGTCCTCACCTACTACTATTTCGTCCCCTTCCCCCTGGCGCTTTTGGGGGGAAGCCTTTCCGCCGGGCTTATAAGCTGCGTGGTGGGAGCTCCGGCGTTGAGGGCCGACTTGAGGAGCGACTACTTCGCCATAGCCATACTGGGCTTCGGCGAGGCCTTCCGGGTGGCGGTGGAGAACCTGGACATAACCAACGGAGCTAGGGGCCTGCCCGGCCTGGACCCCTTGTCCACGCCACTTTGGATCTTCGGTTCCCTCGGGGTGTGCCTCCTCCTGGCGGTGAACTTCGTCCGCTCCCCCCTGGGCCGATGCTGTGCCGCGGTGCGGGAGGACCCGGTGGCGGCCCAGATGGCGGGGGTGAGCCTCTTCCGCGTCCGCCTGGGGTCCCTGATGGTGAGCGCCCTGCTCTGCGGCCTTTCCGGGGGGCTCATGGCCCATTACCTATCCTTCGTGCAGCCCTCTATGTTCACCCTCACCCAGTCCACCATGCTGCTGGCGGCGGTCATCGCCGGGGGGATGGGAAGCCTCAGCGGGCCGTTGATAATGTCCTTCCTGTTCGTGGCGCTTCCGGAGGCCCTCCGGGTGGCTCAGATTTGGCGTCTTGTGGCCTATGGGTTTGTCCTGGTGGCCATGATGATCTTGAGGCCTTCGGGGCTGATGGGGTATCGAGAGCTGTGGGACCTGATTCCCCGGTCCCTTGCGTGGAGGTGTCGCCGCCGTGCTGGAGCTTAAGGGGGTATCTAAACGTTTCGGGGGGCTTAGGGCCCTGGACTCCATGAGCATGTACGTCCCAGAGGGCTCCATAAGGGGGCTTATAGGGCCGAACGGGGCGGGTAAGACCACGGTTTTCAACGTGGTGACCGGGGCGGTGCGGCCCGACTCCGGGGAGGTTTTCTTCCAGGGTAGGTCCATAACTGGTCTCATGCCCCACAGGATAGTCCGAAGGGGCATATCGAGGACGTTCCAGAACATAAGGCTCTTCCAGCGCCTGTCGTGTCTCGAGAACGTGTGCATCCCGATGCTCCAATCCGAAGGGCCGGTTAAGTCCCTCATGGGGTTCCTGGGTGACCGGGAGCGGGACAGGAAGGCCAGGGGGCTGCTTGAGCTGGTGGGGCTTGGGGATGTGATGGACCGGCCCGCTGGGACCCTTCCCTACGGCCTCCAGAGGAAGCTGGAGATAGCAAGGGCCCTTGCATCGTCCCCTAAGCTGTTGCTCCTGGACGAGCCCGCGGCGGGCATGAACCCGGAGGAGTCAAGGGGCCTGGCGGACTTCATAGCCCGGGTGAGGGACCGATTCGGGCTCACGGTGGTGCTCATAGAGCATCACATGGACGTGGTCATGAGGATATGCGACAGGATAACGGTGATGAACTTCGGCTCCGTGCTCTTCGAGGGCACCCCGCAGGAGACGGTGCGCTCGGATCTGGTTTTGGAGGCTTATCTTGGAAGGTCGAGGGTGCCTTGTCATGCTTGATGTCCGCGGGTTGTTCGTGAACTACGGGAAGATACAGGCCCTCAGGGGTGTCTCCCTTACCCTGGGTGAGGGAGAGGTGGTGGCGGTGGTGGGGTCCAACGGGGCGGGCAAGTCCACCCTCATATGGACCCTTGCGGGGGTCATAACCCCCGCGTCGGGAAGGCTGGTGTTCAGGGGAAGGGATCTTCCCGGCAAGGCCTCCCAGGTGGCCCGGCTTGGCATAGGGTTGGTTCCGGAGCGTCGTAGGCTTTTCCAGGACCTCACGGTCCGGGAGAACCTTCTCATGGGGGCCTACACCAGGACCGATGAGCAGGCCAAGGCCGCCATGGAGGAGGTGCTGGACCTATTCCCCCCCGTGGCGGACAAGCTCTCCGTCCGGGCCGGTTCCCTCTCCGGTGGGGAACAGCAGATGGTGGCCATAGGAAGGGCCCTCATGTCCCAGCCATCCCTGCTGTTGATGGATGAACCCACCCTTGGGCTTTCCCCGCTTATGGCGGACCGGGTCATGGAGGCGATACTTGAGGTCAACCGCCGGGGGGTCTCGGTGCTGCTGGTGGAGCAGAACGCCCATAGGGCGCTGGAGGTTTCCCGTCGGGCCTACGTCTTGGAGGGCGGAGATGTGGTCAAGGAGGGCCGATCCGAGGACCTCTTGGATGATCCGGCGGTGCGCCGCGCTTACCTCGGGGATTACGCCTAAGAGAGGTCACGACAAGGGCCTTAAGGGCCCGGATGGGACCTCAAGGGGAGAGAGGAGGGGAGGCTGGCCATGGAGCCCTCCCCTCCTCTGGTGAACGTGGGACCAGTGATGGCCTTGAGCTACTTCTTAGCCTTCCCCTGGTTTGCCACCGCCTCCTGGGCCTTGGCTATCTCATCCGGGTCCCCAAGGTAACGGTGGGATATGGGCTTGAAGTTCTCGTCAAGCTCGTAGAGAAGCGGGATGCCGGTGGGTATGTTGAGCTCCAGTATGTCCTGATCGGACACCTGGTCGAGGTACTTCACCAGGGCCCTTATGCTGTTCCCGTGGGCCACCAGTATGACCTTACGGCCCTCCTTGAGGGACGGCACGATCTCGTCGTTCCAGCAGGGCAGAACCCGGGCCACCGTGTCCTTGAGGCACTCCCCGAGGGGCACCAATTCCCTGGGGAGCCCGGCGTAACGGGGATCCCTGATGGGGTCCCTCTCGTCCCCCTCGTTCAGCATCGGGGGCCTTACATCGTAGCTGCGGCGCCATATCTTTACCTGTTCGTCCCCGTACTTTGCGGCGGTCTCCGCCTTGTTAAGCCCCTGGAGGGCCCCGTAGTGGCGCTCGTTAAGCCTCCAGCAGGGCTTCACCGGTATCCACATGAGGTCCATCTCCTCCTGGATGAGCCACAAGGTCCTTATGGCCCTTTTGAGGACCGACGTGTAGGCCAGGTCGAAGGTGAAGCCCTCCTCCTTAAGGGTTCTCCCCGCCCTACGGGCCTCCTCGATGCCCTTGGGTGAAAGGTCCACATCGGTCCATCCGGTGAACCGGTTCTCCTGGTTCCATAGGCTCTCCCCGTGTCTTACCAGAACTATCTTGTACAATTTATGTCACCATCCTTTGGTGTTGTTCTCAGTCTCTGAGACTCCCGTAAATGATATTCTCATGTCAAAGGGCTTGCAACCTTGGGATAGAATGGTGGTGAGGGATATACACAAATTCGACGATCCTTATTTTGAGGAGTTCCAGCGTTTGGTGGACAGAAGGGGTACGGGGTGCAAAAAATGGGACCTGTTGGACAAGATCTTCGGTGAACATCCGAAGGGGATGCTGCCCTTCTGGATAGCGGACACGGAGTTCCGGTCCCCGGACCCGGTCATAGGGGCCCTGAGGGACCGGGTGGAGCACGGGGTATTCGGCTATCCGGTGAGGGACGGCCAGGTGTCCCAGGCGGTGGCGGAGTGGTGGGGTCGAAGGCACCGTTTCGATGTGGACCCCCGCTGGGTGTGCCACAGTCATGGGGTGATGGGCGGTATAGCGGTGAGCCTTAGGGTTTTCACGTCCCCAGGGGATCCGGTGGTGGTGCAGACCCCCATATATCCCCCCTTTAGGTGGGTGGTGGAGAACAACCAGCGTCGGCTGGTTGAGAATCCCCTGGTGGAGCGTGATGGCGTGTATCGAATGGACCTTGCGGGCTTGGAGAGGGCCTTTAGGGGAGGGGCCAGGGCGATGCTGCTCTGCAGCCCCCACAACCCGACCGGAAGGGTGTGGACCAGGGAGGAGCTTCGGGAGGTTGCGGGGCTGGCGGAGCGCTACCGGGTTCTGGTCATATCGGACGAGATACACGGGGACCTAGTATACCCGGGGGATCATGCCCACATCCCCTTCCCTTCGGTAAGCCCCTGGGCACTCGATAACTCCCTGCTCTTTGCGTCCCCCAGTAAGTCCTTCAACCTGGCGGGGTTCTACACCGCCTACGCCATAATCCCCGACGGCGCCAAGAGGAAGGCATATGAGGCGGAGATGAACCGGCTATTCATGGATCAGGGCAACGAGCTTGGTCAAGTGGCCATGAAGGCCGCCTATCTGGAGGGGGAGGCTTGGCTTAACGGGCTTGTTCGGTACCTTGAGGGAAACCGAGGGCGTGCGGTGGAGTTCCTCAGGGGTATGAGGGGAGTGCGGGTGACCATTCCGGAGGGCACGTTCCTGATGTGGATAGATTTCGGGGGGATGCTCCGGGGCAGGGGCCTCACCGCCGGGGAGTTCCTAAAGGGGGCGGGGGTTGCCTTGAACAAGGGGGAGTCCTTTGGGGAGGGGTTTGAGCTTTACGGCCGGCTTAACTTCGGTTGCCCCAGGCAGATGTTGGATGAGGGGCTTCAAAGGATCCGCAGCAGGGCCGAAGAGCTTGGGCTCCTTTGACTTCACCTCCCTTGTGCCCTGCAGATGTAGATTGGGCCGTTTGGTGCTGTCCTTGTCCGTGCTGAGTTTAGGGGGGTGTGAGGTCAATTGGCGGGTGAGAGGTTCTGCAGGTTTTATGTCCCCGGTGATGGGACGGAGCGCTTTGGCGTGTTTGGCCGCTCGGGTGGAGAGGAACGGGTGGAGGAGGTCTCCGGGGGGCCCTTCGGGCCTTTCGAGAGGACCGGTTTGAGCTTTGCGCTTGGGGATGTGCGGTTTTTGCCTCCCGTTAAGCCCGGGTCCGTATACTGCGTGGGGCGCAATTACGCGGAGCACGCGTCGGAGCTTGGCAATTCGGTGCCCCAGGAGCCGCTGGTGTTCCTTAAGCCTGTTACCTCCCTCATAGGTTCCGGTGAGGCGATAAGGCTTCCCCTGTGGGCGGGGAGGATAGACTATGAGGGGGAGCTTGCGGTGATCATCGGCAGAAGGTGCAGGAACCTGCGGGAGGATGAGGCCTTGGATGCGGTCCTGGGTTACATCTGCTTCAACGACGTTACCGCCAGGGAACTTCAGCGCAAGGACGGCCAGTGGACCCGGGCCAAGGGTTTTGACACCTTTGCCCCGATCGGTCCCTGGGTGCTCTTGGGCGGCTCCATGGAGGGGCTGGGGGATCTGGTGACCCGGGTTAACGGAGTGGAGGTTCAGCGGGGGTGTTTTGCGGACATGGTCTTCCCGGTGGGCAGGATAATATCCTACATAAGCAGTTTTGCCACCCTCATGCCCGGGGACGTGATAGCCACCGGTACCCCGGCGGGCGTGGGGCCCCTGAGGCCCGGCGACCGGGTGGAGGTCTTTGTGGAGGGCATAGGGTGTCTTTCAAACCCCTGTGAGGGCTGCTGACGGACTGGGTCGTTGAACTGGGGCCCCGCAGGGGGTAAGATCTAACTGGGTTTGGCGGGTTATGTGATCGATTTTCTTTGTTCTTCCCGTCAAATTCTTAAATTCGACCTTTTCATCAGGGGGGATGGGCATGAGCAGCAAGGTATGGGTTGTAATAGAATTTGACGGAGACAAGTACGACGCCCACGTCTTCACCAGCCAGAATGACGCGGAGCACTATGCCAATGAGAGGCTTGGTGGCGAGGGAGTGTGTGCCTGCTCTTCCTGCTGTCCCACCGTGGTGGTGGTCCCTTCGGTCCTGGTGGGGCGGGAGGAGATTAAGGGCAAGGTTGAGGACTGGGGGGTGCAGGTGCCGGACGTGAACGAGTCCTTCGTGGAGGGCCTCATGGAGGAGATCGACTGGGAGGGCATCGACGTGGCGCCCGAGGAGGTCCGGGAGAGGTTTATCAAGGAGAAGGGCCATGAGGTCCGCAGGGAAGCCTGCGAGATCCTAAGGGAGTTCCTCATGGACGAGCTGAAGGACTACATCGAAAGCCAGTGCCACTGTGACGATCAGGAGGGTTGATGAACTTGTCGGACGGCCGGGATTTGGCGGATTTGATAGAGGAGACCTCCGTCCTTCGCAAGGCGGTGGCGGAGGAGCTCTTGTCCATAGACGGTCTCTTGCGTAGTCTTGCCGCATCTCATGAGCCGGGGGTGAGGTTCGCCATATCCCACGCCCTGGCCTGCAAGAGGCAGTGGCTTTTTGAGCTTTGGGCGGCCCTTCAGGAGCTGGACGAGGGTATCTTCTCCGGCTGTGGGGAGTGTGACTGCGGAAGGCTTTGAGGTTTTTAGGACGCGAGAGTCATGGTCCCATTTGACGAGGTCTTTGTGCCTTGGGGGTTAGGGATCCTGTGCGCCTTTCCCCTTTGTCCCTCGGGCGGGCCGCCGCCGCGTGGACCTGCCCATGTAGGGGTGTTTCCCCTTTTTATTACGGGGGCTTTTAGGGGGTTGCAAGGGGCTTTAGGGGATGTTAAAGGTGGAAGCTCATGGGGCGAAGCTCATGGGGCGGGTTTCAACCCCGCCCTTTCTTTTTTTCCGTTTCTCGGCGGTTTTGGACCTGTCAAGGAGAAGATCTTGACAGGTCTTGTCCTGGGTGTTAGATTACACTGGCTGCTTTTTGGCGGGGAGGTTCTCTTGATGGACGACCTTTTGGACCAGCGGTTGAGGCTTTGTGACCTTTATGACCTTTACGGGGGGCTTCTCACGCCCAAGCAGAGGCGGGCCTTTGAGCTGGTGGTCCTGGAGGACTGTTCCCTGTCCGAGGCGGCGGCGGAGCTCAGCGTTAGTCGTCAGGGGGCTCATGACCTGGTGCAGCGGTCGAGGGAGCACCTTTTGTCCGCCGAGGAGGCCATGGGGCTTTTGGCGGAGAGGGATCGTCTCCATGGGGAGATAGAGAAGCTGGTGGACCGTTACCGTGGGGAACTGCCTTCGGGCTTTGTAGAGGAGCTTTTAGGTATCCTGGGGCGCAAGGAGGGACAGTGGGATGTTCGACTCCCTGAAGGATAGGTTTGAGAAGGTCTTTTCCTCCCTTAGGGGCAAGGGGAAGCTTACGGAGGAGGATGTGAACCTGGCGCTCAGGGAGGTTAGGTTGGCCCTCCTGGAGGCGGACGTTAACTACAAGGTGGTGAAGGACTTCGTCGAGCGGGTTAGGGCCCGCGCCACCGGACAGGATGTGTTGTCCTCCATAACCCCGGCCCAGCAGGTTTACGCCATCGTCTTCGGGGAGCTGCTGGACCTTATGGGAAGGGATGTCAAGCCCTTGTCCATATCGCCCAAGCCCCCTACGGTGTACATGATGGTGGGGCTTCAGGGTTCGGGTAAGACCACCACCGCCGCCAAGATAGCCCTCAAGATGAAGCGGTCTCACAAGCCCATGTTGGTGGCCTGCGACCTTCGCCGGCCCGCCGCGGTGGAGCAGCTTCGGGTCCTTGCGTCTTCCATAGGGGTTCCCTTTGTGGGCCCCGAGGAGGGGGAGATCGACCCGGTCCGGGTGGCTCGAAGGGCCATGGAGAGGTGTTCCGAGAGCCTGGTGGACCTGGTGATCATTGACACCGCCGGAAGGTTCCAGATAGACGAGGAGCTCATGGAGGAGGTACGGGTCCTCAAGGAGTCGGTGAAGCCTCACGAGGTGCTCCTGGTGGTGGACTCCATGACCGGTCAGGAGGCGGTGTCCGTTGCTCAGGTCTTCAACGAGCGCCTTGGGCTCACCGGCGTAGTTCTGACCAAGCTTGACGGTGATGCCAGGGGTGGTGCGGCCCTCACCATAAAAGCGGTGACCGGTACGCCGGTGAGGCTGGCGGGGGTTGGCGAGAAGGTGGAGGACCTGGAGGCCTTCGATCCCAACCGCATGGCCCAGCGGATACTGGGCATGGGGGATGTGGTGGGGCTTTTGGAGAGGGTTCAGCAGGCTGCCTCGGAGGAGGACGTGGAGCGTCTTTCCGAGAGCCTCAAGAAGAACCGCTTCACCTTGGAGGACATGCTTATCCAGCTCAGGCAGGTTCAGAAGATGGGGCCTTTGGAGAAGGTTATAGAGATGCTTCCAGTGCCGGGGGCGTCGAAGGCTTTAAAGGACGCCCAGGTGGACCCCAAGCGGATCAAGCACATGGAGGCCATAATCCTGTCCATGACGCCTGCGGAGAGGAGGCGGCCGGAGATAATAAAGGGTTCCCGGCGGCGCAGGATAGCCCAGGGTTCCGGCACGTCGGTTCAGATGGTGAACCAGCTGCTGCATCAGTATGAGCAGATGAAGGACCTGATGAAGGCCTTCGGCAAGGGATCCCGGAAGGGATTCCGGATTCCCCAGGGGCTCAAGGGTCTTTTCAGATAAGGTTCGTCCCTTCCGGGGGCGTAGACCTATTTAAACAGGAGGTGTGTAGATCAATGGCGGTTCGCATACGTTTTACCCGTCAGGGTAGGAAGAAGAGTCCCTTTTATCGTTTGGTGGTGGCGGATTCCCGCTCCCCCAGGGACGGAAAGTTCATCGAGCTCATCGGCACTTACAATCCCATGACGGATCCGGCGGATCTCAAGGTGAACGAGGAGAGGGCCCTCTACTGGCTCAAGCAGGGTGCCACCCCCTCCGATACCGCTAGGGCGGTTCTTAAGAAGACCGGCGTCTGGGACAAGTTCACCGCCGAGAAGGCTTAAGAGGGTTCAGGCTGCCATGCCCGACTACGCCGCTCTGGTGGAAGGCATAGTGAAGGGGCTGGTGGACTTGCCCGATTGTGTTCGGGTGTCCGAGGTTAGGAATGGCTCCGGTTCCGTCCTGGTCACCGTGAAGGTGGCGGAGCAGGACATGGGACGGGTGATAGGGAGACGTGGTTCCACCATAAACGCCATAAGGCTCGTGGCCAAGGCCGCGGCGGTGAAGGCTAAGGAACGGGTGGATGTTGAGGTGGACGAGGAGGAAGGCCCTGTTCATGGAGAAGAGCTCTAGGTCCCGGGTGATAGTGGGACGGATAGTGGGTACCCACGGTGTGAAGGGGTCTTTGAAGCTCAAGCCCCTTACGGACTACCCGGACCGTTTCCTGGACATGGATAGCCTCTATCTGGAGTTGCCGGAAGTTCGGGGCCGCAGGCGTCCTCCCAGGGAGCTGGCGGTGCAGGAGATGCGCTTTCAGGAGGGCAAGGACCTCTTCATAGTGACCCTTGAGGGGATCCACACGATGGAGGACGCGGAGGAGCTCAAGGGGGCCCTGGTCACCGTGGCCCCGGAGGATCGGGTGCCCCTGGAGGAAGGGGTCTACTGGATAGACGACATCCTAGGCCTTCAGGTGGTTGACCACGACACCGGGGACGTGCTCGGTCTGGTGGAGGGGGTCCTCCCCACCGGGAGCAATGACGTCTATGAGATCCGTACCCCCGACGGTGCCCTCAAGATGATTCCCGCCATCAAGGACGTGGTCATTCAGGTGGACCTTGAGGCGCGGGTGATGAGGGTTCACCTGTTGGAGGGGCTTTGGGATTGAGGTTTTGACGGGATGAGGATAACCGTCGTTACCGCCTTTCCGGATCTCATAAGGGGCTACCTGGGCTTCAGCGTCATTGGCCGGGGGGTGTCCTCCGGGGCCCTGGAGGTCCAGGTGTTGGATCTTAGGGACTTCGCGGAGGGCAGCTACCGCCAGGTGGACGATTACAGCTTTGGCGGCGGCGGGATGGTGCTGATGGCGGAGCCCTTGACCAGGGCTCTGGTGTCAGCGGATCCTCAGGGGGATGCCTTTGTGGTGTACCCGAGCCCTCAGGGGGTGCATCTCCATCAGGAGTTGGTGGAGGAGCTGGCGTCGAAGGAGCACCTGGTGCTGGTCTGCGGC encodes the following:
- a CDS encoding branched-chain amino acid ABC transporter permease, translated to MLQTLITGLSVGGIYALMALGYSLVFSVLNFSNFAHGAVIMLGAYIGLGAAVRLNFGLGMVLCASALGAGLIAVANEKLAYSAIRRKGSQPLYLMISAMGCAVLLENLVYALIGSRFHSYPEFFARRVVRVWGASVSLMDLWAFGFSLMAILGLHMFLTRSRTGMAVRAAVQDMTMCSVMGVDVDRVISLVFFMAGLFGGLSGVFLGMRYLVYPTMGWITNKAYIAAVIGGLGSLPGALLGGLMLGVMETFVSTYVSSVMRDIFSFGLLVLLLILMPNGILGRRSAERI
- a CDS encoding branched-chain amino acid ABC transporter permease: MDYLSSILSLGAINAIAVLGLSIFTGFTGMFSLGHSAFVGIGAYVSAVLTYYYFVPFPLALLGGSLSAGLISCVVGAPALRADLRSDYFAIAILGFGEAFRVAVENLDITNGARGLPGLDPLSTPLWIFGSLGVCLLLAVNFVRSPLGRCCAAVREDPVAAQMAGVSLFRVRLGSLMVSALLCGLSGGLMAHYLSFVQPSMFTLTQSTMLLAAVIAGGMGSLSGPLIMSFLFVALPEALRVAQIWRLVAYGFVLVAMMILRPSGLMGYRELWDLIPRSLAWRCRRRAGA
- a CDS encoding ABC transporter ATP-binding protein, producing MLELKGVSKRFGGLRALDSMSMYVPEGSIRGLIGPNGAGKTTVFNVVTGAVRPDSGEVFFQGRSITGLMPHRIVRRGISRTFQNIRLFQRLSCLENVCIPMLQSEGPVKSLMGFLGDRERDRKARGLLELVGLGDVMDRPAGTLPYGLQRKLEIARALASSPKLLLLDEPAAGMNPEESRGLADFIARVRDRFGLTVVLIEHHMDVVMRICDRITVMNFGSVLFEGTPQETVRSDLVLEAYLGRSRVPCHA
- a CDS encoding ABC transporter ATP-binding protein, with translation MLDVRGLFVNYGKIQALRGVSLTLGEGEVVAVVGSNGAGKSTLIWTLAGVITPASGRLVFRGRDLPGKASQVARLGIGLVPERRRLFQDLTVRENLLMGAYTRTDEQAKAAMEEVLDLFPPVADKLSVRAGSLSGGEQQMVAIGRALMSQPSLLLMDEPTLGLSPLMADRVMEAILEVNRRGVSVLLVEQNAHRALEVSRRAYVLEGGDVVKEGRSEDLLDDPAVRRAYLGDYA
- the gpmA gene encoding 2,3-diphosphoglycerate-dependent phosphoglycerate mutase, whose product is MYKIVLVRHGESLWNQENRFTGWTDVDLSPKGIEEARRAGRTLKEEGFTFDLAYTSVLKRAIRTLWLIQEEMDLMWIPVKPCWRLNERHYGALQGLNKAETAAKYGDEQVKIWRRSYDVRPPMLNEGDERDPIRDPRYAGLPRELVPLGECLKDTVARVLPCWNDEIVPSLKEGRKVILVAHGNSIRALVKYLDQVSDQDILELNIPTGIPLLYELDENFKPISHRYLGDPDEIAKAQEAVANQGKAKK
- a CDS encoding MalY/PatB family protein → MVVRDIHKFDDPYFEEFQRLVDRRGTGCKKWDLLDKIFGEHPKGMLPFWIADTEFRSPDPVIGALRDRVEHGVFGYPVRDGQVSQAVAEWWGRRHRFDVDPRWVCHSHGVMGGIAVSLRVFTSPGDPVVVQTPIYPPFRWVVENNQRRLVENPLVERDGVYRMDLAGLERAFRGGARAMLLCSPHNPTGRVWTREELREVAGLAERYRVLVISDEIHGDLVYPGDHAHIPFPSVSPWALDNSLLFASPSKSFNLAGFYTAYAIIPDGAKRKAYEAEMNRLFMDQGNELGQVAMKAAYLEGEAWLNGLVRYLEGNRGRAVEFLRGMRGVRVTIPEGTFLMWIDFGGMLRGRGLTAGEFLKGAGVALNKGESFGEGFELYGRLNFGCPRQMLDEGLQRIRSRAEELGLL
- a CDS encoding fumarylacetoacetate hydrolase family protein; its protein translation is MAGERFCRFYVPGDGTERFGVFGRSGGEERVEEVSGGPFGPFERTGLSFALGDVRFLPPVKPGSVYCVGRNYAEHASELGNSVPQEPLVFLKPVTSLIGSGEAIRLPLWAGRIDYEGELAVIIGRRCRNLREDEALDAVLGYICFNDVTARELQRKDGQWTRAKGFDTFAPIGPWVLLGGSMEGLGDLVTRVNGVEVQRGCFADMVFPVGRIISYISSFATLMPGDVIATGTPAGVGPLRPGDRVEVFVEGIGCLSNPCEGC
- a CDS encoding sigma factor-like helix-turn-helix DNA-binding protein encodes the protein MDDLLDQRLRLCDLYDLYGGLLTPKQRRAFELVVLEDCSLSEAAAELSVSRQGAHDLVQRSREHLLSAEEAMGLLAERDRLHGEIEKLVDRYRGELPSGFVEELLGILGRKEGQWDVRLPEG
- the ffh gene encoding signal recognition particle protein, encoding MFDSLKDRFEKVFSSLRGKGKLTEEDVNLALREVRLALLEADVNYKVVKDFVERVRARATGQDVLSSITPAQQVYAIVFGELLDLMGRDVKPLSISPKPPTVYMMVGLQGSGKTTTAAKIALKMKRSHKPMLVACDLRRPAAVEQLRVLASSIGVPFVGPEEGEIDPVRVARRAMERCSESLVDLVIIDTAGRFQIDEELMEEVRVLKESVKPHEVLLVVDSMTGQEAVSVAQVFNERLGLTGVVLTKLDGDARGGAALTIKAVTGTPVRLAGVGEKVEDLEAFDPNRMAQRILGMGDVVGLLERVQQAASEEDVERLSESLKKNRFTLEDMLIQLRQVQKMGPLEKVIEMLPVPGASKALKDAQVDPKRIKHMEAIILSMTPAERRRPEIIKGSRRRRIAQGSGTSVQMVNQLLHQYEQMKDLMKAFGKGSRKGFRIPQGLKGLFR
- the rpsP gene encoding 30S ribosomal protein S16; this translates as MAVRIRFTRQGRKKSPFYRLVVADSRSPRDGKFIELIGTYNPMTDPADLKVNEERALYWLKQGATPSDTARAVLKKTGVWDKFTAEKA
- a CDS encoding KH domain-containing protein, encoding MPDYAALVEGIVKGLVDLPDCVRVSEVRNGSGSVLVTVKVAEQDMGRVIGRRGSTINAIRLVAKAAAVKAKERVDVEVDEEEGPVHGEEL
- the rimM gene encoding ribosome maturation factor RimM (Essential for efficient processing of 16S rRNA), coding for MEKSSRSRVIVGRIVGTHGVKGSLKLKPLTDYPDRFLDMDSLYLELPEVRGRRRPPRELAVQEMRFQEGKDLFIVTLEGIHTMEDAEELKGALVTVAPEDRVPLEEGVYWIDDILGLQVVDHDTGDVLGLVEGVLPTGSNDVYEIRTPDGALKMIPAIKDVVIQVDLEARVMRVHLLEGLWD